GATAACCGACGGGATAGCGGCGAAGAGGCCGATACCGGTGGCCAGCAGGGCTTCGGCGATACCGGGAGCAACGACGGCCAGGTTGGTCGTGTTGGTGTTCGCGATCCCGATGAAGGAGGTCATGATCCCGTAAACGGTGCCGAACAGACCGATGAACGGACCGGACGAACCGACGGAGGCCAGGAACTGCATGCCGCTGGAGAGGCGACGGCCGAGCGAGGATTGCACGGCGGCCACGGCGTTTTCCGCACGGTGAATGACCGAGTCGCGGTGAGCGCCCGTCACAGCCAGGCCGGCTTGACGCGAGAGTTCGACTTCTTGAGCAGCCGCGGCGGCCATGTCGGCCAGCGGGTTGCCTTCGAATTCATCGGACATGCCGATGCGACCCATGTCGTTGATCGACTTGGCCGTGCGGAACGCTTCAAGGAAGCGGTCCGAAGCGCGGTTGAGGGCGCCGTATTCCAGCAGCTTGGTGACCAGCAGGGTCCACGAGAAGATGGAGCAAAGCACCAGGCCGATCATGACGACCTTAACGACCGCTTGGGCGTCGAGGGCCATCTGAATGACGCTGAGCTTGCCAGCGTTCTTCATTTGGGGCGGGTCGGCCGGAGCATCGGCGGCGGGAGCGGGAGCGGCGGCGGCGTCAGCCGGAGCAGCGGCGGCATCAGCGGCGGGAGCCGCGGCGGCGGCGTCAGCGGCAGGCGCAGCCGGAGCGGCGGCGTCCTGCGCGAACGCCGGCGCGCTCGTCATCAGCACCAAGGCGCCGAAGAGAGCGATGAAAGGAGTCGTTCGTTTGTTGTCGAGCATCTGTCGCCAGTTCCTGATTGGTCTAGCACGTTTGGACCGAGGGTCGTCGCGCGAGAGCGTCTCCACCCCAATTGAAATTGCCCGCAGTCCCGCTCGTAACCACGAGAAGAACGACGGAGCCGCTATCGCTGCGCCCGACCCGTAACCCGTGTCGCCAGCTGGCGACGGTCGTGTTCCGGAGGCGGGTGCGACCTCGCCTGCCCCGAGGGGAAGTTGAAGTCTTACCGCTATGTTAGACGTGCGGCAGGGGTGCTTTGGCAACCCCTTTTCCAAGCGTCAAGGGGGCTTACCGACAAGCACAACCATACGGGTGCATCGGAAGATACGGTATTGCTGCACCGCACAACGTGATCCACAAGTAATCCCGCTCGTTTTTCTACTGGCGAGGGAATTTATATGCTGCACCGCAGCATTTTCGACGGAACACCGGTCTTGAAATAACACGGTAGCCGAACAGCCCAGAGGGCCTCACGCCTGATTTTCGGTCAGGTCTGCGTGCAAGACGGCAAATGGGAGTCTGGAACCAAACCGTCAAGAGCTGTCCGCCCGACTCGCGGTTCGAAGGGTCCAGGCATGGCTCAGCGGCCACAGTCGGGGACGGCGCCTCCGGTGGCATTCCTGGAAACGGGCCAAAGCCCCCTGCACCACCGGGACAGTGGCCCCAAGACTAGAAGCTGTAGGTGACACCCGCGCGAAGGGTGCGGCCGGGCAAGGGGGCGATGTCCTTCAGGAAGGAGGTGTGCTCACGCGCCGCCTCATTGGTCAGGTTGCGGCCGTCCAGGAAGACCTTGAAGTCCTGGTCGGCCAGCGGCCGGTAGGAGACCCGGGCGCTGAGCAGGGTGTAGGCGTCGGTGGGCAGCTCGAAGGGGCTGATACGGTCCTGCTCGCCGACATAGCGGACCTCCACCTGGCCCTCCAGGCGCGGGGCGGTCCACACGACGCGTCCGGTGACAGAATAGGGCGGGATACGCGCGGGCGGCCCGGCGTCCGTCTGAGCGTGGACGTAGTCGTAGGACCCCTGCAAGGCCAGAACGCCCTCGCCGGCCCGCCACACGTCATAGGTCCCTTCCAGTTCGCCGCCGTAGAACCTGGCGTCCGACTGGACGAAGCGGACCACCGGCAGTTCGCCGGCGGGATCGAAAGCCCCGGTGTTGGCAACGACATCGCCGTTGCGGACCTCGTCGATGAAGCCCTTGTAGTCGGCGCTATAGATGTGCGCCTCAAGCTTGCCGCCCGCTCCCGTCCAGCGGAGCGTGGCCTCCAGCGAGGTGACCTTCTCGGCGTTCAGGTGGGGGTCGCCGATCTCGTAGGAGCCGGTCCCGCCGTGCGGGCCATCGGCGAACAGTTCGAACTCGGTGGGCGCGCGCGTGTTGTGGGCCAGGCTCAGGCCCAGGAACCAGTCGCTCACCGGGCGCCAGAAGACGGCCACCGAGGCCGAGGCGTTGGTGAAGTCCTGCTTACCGGAGGCCGTGGCCCAGTTGATCCCGTAGGAAGCGGCCGCAGCGCTGGCGGGACGGCCGGCCAGGTCGGCGTCCAGGGTGCGGGTGTCGACCCGCAGGCCACCCTCCACGCCCCAGCTGTCGCGGTCCAGGCGCTGGAGGATGAAGGCGCCGACCTCCTGGACGTTCACGGGCGGGATGAACACCTCGTCGCCGATGGCCTGCAAGTCGCGGCTCAGGATCTGGAAGCCCACCGCGCCCTTCCAGCCGTCACGCTCAGCCTGGACCAGTTCGACCCGGCCCTCTGCGCCCTTGGACAGGAAGGTGGTCCCCACCGCGCCGCTGGCGACGTCGATCTCCGAGTGCTGGTAGTCGGCATAGCCCACGGAGAAACGGGCCTTGTCGAAGGGACCGAGATCGAGGCGAGTTTCGCCTCGCAGGTCGTAACGGGTTTGCTTCAGATCAATGTAGACCGCATCGGCGGGAGAGGCCGCAACCTTGACGATCTGAGGGAAGGGCACGCCATAGCTGGTCTCGGTGCGCTTGACTGAGGCGCCGATGAAACCGGTGTCACCGATATAGGAGG
The sequence above is drawn from the Phenylobacterium glaciei genome and encodes:
- a CDS encoding MotA/TolQ/ExbB proton channel family protein codes for the protein MLDNKRTTPFIALFGALVLMTSAPAFAQDAAAPAAPAADAAAAAPAADAAAAPADAAAAPAPAADAPADPPQMKNAGKLSVIQMALDAQAVVKVVMIGLVLCSIFSWTLLVTKLLEYGALNRASDRFLEAFRTAKSINDMGRIGMSDEFEGNPLADMAAAAAQEVELSRQAGLAVTGAHRDSVIHRAENAVAAVQSSLGRRLSSGMQFLASVGSSGPFIGLFGTVYGIMTSFIGIANTNTTNLAVVAPGIAEALLATGIGLFAAIPSVIFYNYFQTRISAYGARTEGFVAELMNAISRQLDKGA
- a CDS encoding TonB-dependent receptor produces the protein MRAKTLLLAAVAMSALCAGQAFAEDAASPTVSELIVTGAPYAVSLDSATTSVNVITQAQLATAPPVGIGDLLNGMPGLRSTSYSPGASRPIIRGLSGPRVMILQNGVGLVDASSLSPDHAVASDPGEASRIEVLRGPSTLAYGGSAIGGVVNILDERVPSTPATGGADGHIAASYGSADDSYSVSAGLKAGTGPWVVALDAVRRESGDYDSPVNPVSTKYEAANGVTASPDRVVRNTAVDLTAYGIGASYIGDTGFIGASVKRTETSYGVPFPQIVKVAASPADAVYIDLKQTRYDLRGETRLDLGPFDKARFSVGYADYQHSEIDVASGAVGTTFLSKGAEGRVELVQAERDGWKGAVGFQILSRDLQAIGDEVFIPPVNVQEVGAFILQRLDRDSWGVEGGLRVDTRTLDADLAGRPASAAAASYGINWATASGKQDFTNASASVAVFWRPVSDWFLGLSLAHNTRAPTEFELFADGPHGGTGSYEIGDPHLNAEKVTSLEATLRWTGAGGKLEAHIYSADYKGFIDEVRNGDVVANTGAFDPAGELPVVRFVQSDARFYGGELEGTYDVWRAGEGVLALQGSYDYVHAQTDAGPPARIPPYSVTGRVVWTAPRLEGQVEVRYVGEQDRISPFELPTDAYTLLSARVSYRPLADQDFKVFLDGRNLTNEAAREHTSFLKDIAPLPGRTLRAGVTYSF